A part of Solibacillus sp. FSL H8-0538 genomic DNA contains:
- a CDS encoding ATP-grasp domain-containing protein, with protein sequence MKKLLMLGGSPSQVPAIKKAKEMGYYVITCDYLEDNPGHQFSDEYYNVSTIDKEAVLALAKTLKLDGVVCYAADSGAPTVAYVAEQLGLPAFPYQSVEILSNKDLFRSFLNENNFNVPLAIGYATLEEAIVDFHNFKMPVMVKPIDASGSRGISKINSIELLQEKVEYALSFSRAKRFIIEEYIEKQGYQLGVDGFSVNGHLVFSGIANNHFESKLLNPFLPIGESYPSNLPEHLKYKIDNEIQRLINLLDLKTGPFNVEVQIDNRENIYILDIGVRNSGDLTQIIKYADDIDLIKYTIKAALGEDCSDLTRTEPVGYWSSFLVISEKSGLFKGLEIENEFLKNNIVEIDALVKYSGNMVKPDEQLGKMVLTFSSMAEMLEKMDNMTNWIKIIVEESVFSDVTNT encoded by the coding sequence ATGAAAAAACTATTAATGCTAGGTGGTTCTCCTTCTCAGGTTCCCGCGATTAAGAAAGCAAAAGAGATGGGATATTACGTTATAACATGTGACTATCTTGAAGACAACCCCGGACATCAGTTTTCTGACGAGTACTACAATGTTAGTACTATAGATAAAGAAGCTGTTTTAGCATTAGCAAAGACCTTAAAATTAGACGGAGTAGTCTGTTATGCTGCAGATTCAGGAGCGCCTACAGTAGCGTATGTAGCGGAACAGTTAGGATTGCCAGCATTTCCATATCAATCTGTCGAGATCCTGTCGAATAAGGATTTGTTTCGATCATTTCTGAACGAAAATAATTTTAACGTTCCATTAGCTATAGGTTATGCAACACTTGAGGAAGCTATTGTAGACTTTCATAACTTTAAAATGCCTGTGATGGTAAAGCCCATTGATGCTTCAGGAAGTAGAGGTATTTCAAAAATAAACTCGATAGAGCTTCTTCAGGAAAAAGTGGAATATGCTTTAAGCTTCTCAAGAGCCAAACGTTTTATTATTGAAGAGTATATTGAAAAGCAAGGATACCAGTTGGGGGTAGATGGTTTCTCTGTAAATGGCCATCTTGTATTTTCTGGTATTGCAAATAATCATTTTGAATCTAAGCTTTTAAATCCATTTCTCCCAATAGGAGAAAGTTATCCTAGTAATCTACCGGAGCATTTGAAGTATAAAATTGATAATGAAATTCAAAGATTAATAAATTTATTAGATCTGAAAACAGGTCCTTTTAATGTTGAAGTTCAAATTGACAATAGAGAAAATATTTATATTTTGGATATAGGTGTACGAAATAGTGGTGACTTGACTCAAATTATAAAATATGCAGATGACATTGACTTAATAAAATATACAATAAAGGCTGCATTAGGTGAGGACTGTAGTGATTTAACGAGGACGGAACCAGTAGGATATTGGTCTAGTTTTCTAGTTATTAGTGAGAAGAGTGGATTATTTAAAGGATTAGAAATTGAAAATGAATTCCTAAAAAATAATATTGTTGAAATTGATGCACTAGTAAAATACAGTGGAAATATGGTAAAACCCGACGAACAATTAGGGAAAATGGTACTGACATTTTCTTCAATGGCTGAAATGTTAGAGAAAATGGATAATATGACAAATTGGATTAAGATCATTGTTGAAGAAAGTGTATTTAGTGATGTCACAAATACGTAA
- a CDS encoding ATP-grasp domain-containing protein, whose amino-acid sequence MKKLLMLGGSYFQVPAIKKAKEMGYYVITCDYLEDNPGHQFADESYNVSTTDKEAVLHLADSLQIDGIVCYAADSGAPTVAYVAEKLGLPSHPYKSVELLTNKEKFREFQKENGFNIPRAKGYHTLEEAKADFHTFNMPVMIKPVDSSGSKGVSKIDSIELLEEKVKNALSFSRVKRFIIEEYIENFGPHVGGDGFSVDGKLVFRCLSNEYFSIDRINPFVSVFASWPYMMPEHIHNKIHDEIQRVLDLLNMKTGAYNFDIRVDNNENVYLIEIAPRNGGDWNPHAIKYATGIDTLKYTIKAALGEDCSDLTMIEPTGFWASYVLNSQNSGIFKGIEIQEDFKNNNLVEYELVVQPGDDISALTGAHDKVGIMILKFSSTEEMLDKVDNMTNWVKIIIEEPLFTNNK is encoded by the coding sequence ATGAAAAAATTATTAATGCTAGGTGGTTCATATTTTCAAGTTCCCGCTATTAAAAAAGCAAAAGAGATGGGTTATTACGTTATAACTTGTGATTATTTAGAAGATAATCCAGGCCACCAATTTGCCGATGAGTCCTATAATGTCAGTACTACTGATAAAGAAGCTGTATTACATTTGGCAGATTCGTTGCAAATAGACGGTATCGTTTGCTATGCAGCAGATTCGGGAGCACCAACAGTAGCGTATGTTGCTGAGAAATTAGGATTGCCTTCACATCCATATAAATCTGTGGAATTACTGACTAATAAGGAAAAGTTTAGAGAATTTCAGAAGGAAAATGGGTTTAACATCCCTAGAGCTAAAGGATATCACACATTGGAAGAAGCTAAAGCTGATTTTCATACCTTTAATATGCCTGTCATGATTAAACCGGTTGATTCGTCGGGGAGTAAAGGGGTTTCGAAAATAGACTCAATCGAACTTCTTGAAGAAAAAGTGAAGAATGCATTAAGTTTCTCAAGAGTTAAACGTTTTATTATAGAAGAGTATATTGAAAACTTTGGTCCTCATGTTGGCGGAGATGGCTTTTCTGTAGATGGTAAACTTGTATTTCGATGTTTATCAAATGAATATTTTTCAATAGATCGAATAAATCCATTTGTTTCTGTATTTGCGAGTTGGCCTTACATGATGCCAGAACATATTCACAATAAAATTCACGATGAAATTCAAAGAGTTTTAGATTTACTCAATATGAAAACAGGTGCTTACAATTTTGACATTCGTGTTGATAATAATGAAAATGTGTATCTTATAGAGATTGCTCCGCGAAATGGTGGAGACTGGAACCCTCACGCAATAAAATATGCAACGGGCATTGATACGCTTAAATATACGATTAAGGCAGCACTAGGTGAAGACTGTAGTGATTTAACTATGATTGAACCTACTGGATTCTGGGCCAGTTATGTATTGAATAGTCAGAATAGTGGGATTTTTAAAGGAATTGAGATCCAAGAAGATTTTAAAAATAACAATCTTGTGGAATATGAATTAGTAGTACAACCGGGTGATGATATTTCTGCTCTTACAGGAGCCCATGATAAGGTTGGGATCATGATACTGAAATTTTCTTCAACGGAGGAAATGTTAGATAAGGTGGACAATATGACTAACTGGGTGAAGATTATCATTGAAGAACCTTTATTTACGAATAACAAATAA
- a CDS encoding DegT/DnrJ/EryC1/StrS family aminotransferase, with amino-acid sequence MNNPIQVTRSSMPGLDEYVEEIKDLWDNQWLTNMGIKHRRLEAELARYLNTPNIALFTNGHLALEYLIGALELKGEVITTPFTFASTTHAIVRNGLTPVFCDINPHDYTIQTENLESLITEKTSAIIPVHVYGNVCDFKEIERIAKKFNLKVIYDAAHAFGVTVDGLGVANLGDASMFSFHATKVFNTIEGGALTFADSSMKEVLNSYKNFGITGPETVEYTGGNAKMNEFQAAMGLCNLRHVDEEIYKRKIIYERYIENLNNIKGINLSLPQKGVKSNYAYFPVIFDGFPLSRDEVHDELTKQNIFSRKYFFPLTNSFECYRDRFTPDETPIAKYIAKRILTFPLYADLSLGDVDRICAIIKTSITNVR; translated from the coding sequence ATGAATAATCCAATACAAGTGACACGTTCATCAATGCCAGGTTTGGATGAGTATGTAGAAGAAATAAAAGATCTTTGGGATAACCAGTGGCTAACTAATATGGGGATTAAACATAGACGATTAGAAGCAGAGTTAGCTCGGTATTTAAACACGCCAAACATTGCTTTATTTACAAATGGTCATCTTGCACTTGAATATTTAATAGGTGCCTTAGAACTTAAGGGAGAGGTTATCACGACGCCTTTTACCTTTGCATCAACAACCCATGCAATTGTTAGAAACGGTTTAACGCCAGTTTTCTGTGATATTAATCCACATGATTATACAATTCAAACGGAAAATCTTGAAAGTTTAATAACGGAAAAAACTTCAGCCATAATTCCTGTTCATGTTTATGGGAATGTTTGTGATTTTAAAGAAATTGAGAGAATAGCAAAAAAATTTAATCTTAAAGTGATTTATGATGCAGCCCATGCCTTTGGTGTTACCGTTGATGGACTAGGGGTGGCTAATTTGGGTGATGCTTCCATGTTCAGTTTCCATGCGACAAAAGTCTTTAATACAATAGAAGGTGGAGCATTAACCTTTGCCGATTCTAGCATGAAAGAGGTATTAAATAGTTATAAAAATTTTGGGATTACTGGACCAGAAACGGTGGAGTATACAGGCGGTAATGCAAAAATGAATGAATTTCAAGCTGCAATGGGTCTTTGCAATCTTCGACATGTAGATGAAGAAATTTATAAGAGAAAGATAATATATGAGCGGTATATTGAAAATCTTAATAATATTAAAGGAATTAATTTATCCCTTCCGCAAAAAGGTGTTAAAAGTAATTATGCATATTTTCCAGTTATATTTGATGGTTTTCCACTTTCAAGAGATGAGGTTCATGATGAATTAACAAAACAAAATATTTTTTCTCGAAAGTACTTCTTCCCACTTACAAATAGTTTTGAGTGTTATCGAGATAGATTTACTCCAGATGAAACTCCAATAGCGAAATATATAGCGAAAAGGATCCTTACTTTCCCACTTTATGCAGATTTAAGTTTGGGAGATGTGGATAGGATTTGTGCGATTATTAAGACAAGTATTACTAATGTACGATAG